TGATGCACTAATTGTTCAACATCATCTGTTGAAGGTTGGCCACCGGCCAGAGTCAGATCCTAAAACATGCGTCAAGATTTTGGAATCTCCCATCTCAGCAACATACATTACCAGGTAGCCCTTTTTGTGTGGCATATCCATCAACCTTTATGTGGATATACCTTACTTGGGCGAGACTAGAGAGAATAATGCAATTTCTTGCCTACTTGTTGGTCTTGAGTGACCACTTAAACAACTTTTGTGCCGCATCTAATCTACTACTAGGATTTTTCTATTTTCTCAGGCTCATTTTCCTCTTTCCTTCGATTTGACAAACCTTTGATTAGCTTTGCATCTATTCGATGGATATACCTGTATTTGTATAATGCTATATTATATACTTGTCCTCAACAATCTCCCCATCGGATTTGGCATATTTTCCTTTCTGCTGCAACATGTGAATGTCAAATATTGTCGGAACAATATGACATGGATAACCAGCAAACTGCTGGCACCAATAGTTTAATTGTGTGGCTCATAAAATAGGTATCAGCACCAAATTCATAACTGCCACAAATTTCCATAACTTCAAATTTGTCAGACAAACTAAAAGTTGATTCATTTTGATGCGATGCATTCTTGATACATATGTTCTTAGGTATCGGTGACCGGTCCTAAATATATTCATGATCTAGCTTGACAAAGAAATACGTGTAAGCAACTCCAAGGACCGAAGAAGAGCGTGTCAAAGCCAGAGGACAGTATCATATGACTTAACCAGTGACACCTgtttaatcaaatcaaatcacctcCTCAAATTAATAGTGAGTTGGGTTAACGAACATCACAACAACAAAGAAGATAGAGACTAGTCAGAAATTGGTATCAAATCTTAAAAGAAAATGTCAGAAGTAGTAAttcaatcttaaagaagaaaaacacaaacaaaaaagaaaaattgaaagaaaaccgGCATGTTCATTTAGAGAGCAGGCCTTGAACTTTTATTATTAAGTATGAAACAtatattaaaccaaaaaaaagaacTCATAATGTATTGATTCTGCCATGAATAATAGATCTCTTAATGGGAATGAACtgcaaagagattttttttttgatcgaagaGAGTTTGTTTTTCTTTCATTTAGTGTTGTATGACGATATCTAAGTTGCTAATAGTTTCTTCTTGGGGAGATTTTTATCCTGTTCCATCTtactattttcattttctttctttaccGCCCTGGGGAGTCCATCTAATCCCAAAATGAGGAAATtacaagcaaaaataaaaaaataactaaTTAAGCACTTAAAATTATATATAGTGGAGAAAAATCATTACAacaaacaaataatttaatttttctctcctttctttttctATTGTACTCATTTTTAATCATTATCAATCTTACAAATCCCAGAAAGATTAGAAAATTTATTAGTATTGCCAGTGATTCCCATTATGAACAAGGTAGACTTGTCTAGGACTTCCTTGATGTGGAGGAATACAGCGAGGGCAATAATTGTAACCATGTGGTACTACTTGTGGATGAAAATTTGGAAATCCCATCGGCACTGATAATGATGAGATCTGGTTATTATGAAGAAGATGTTGATAATGAGGATTAACAACAGATTGATTGCTAACTGGAGATGACGTTGCTGATGATGGTGGTGAGTATTTTCCAGCAactacagaagaagaagaagacactgAAACTGGTGGAGAGACCATCTTTAGGGTTTTCTTGAAAACACTACTATATATATTCTCTTCCACATCTTTAGGCCATATGCATTATTAGGTGGTATATTTACCCTAGACTGGAGAGAATAATGCAACTTCTTGCCTACTTGTTGGTCTTGAGTGACCACTTAAACAACTTTTGTGCCGCATCTAATCTACTACGTACTAGGATTTTTCTATTTTCTCAGGCTCATTTCCCCCTTTTCTTCAATTTGACAAACCTCTTGCATCTATTCGATGGATGTGCCCGTATTCCATCAGATTGGCATATAAAATTGTTCTTTTCCACTGCAACATGTGAGCATGTCAAATATTGTCGGAACAATGGCATGGGTTACCAAACTGCTGGCCACCAATAGTTTAATTTTGTGGCTCATAAAATAGGTATCAGAAATGCGCCAAATTTGTAACTGCCATGAATTTCCGTAACTTCAAATTTCTCGGACAAGCTAAAAGCTGATTCATTTTGATGCGATGCTTTCTTGATATATATGTTCCTAGCTAAGTCAACCTATAAGACTATGCTTTCTCTTATAGTAGAAGAATATTCATGATCTAGCTTGCTAAAGCTAATGAACATGGCGGACGTCTTTGGTTGACTAATAGAGGTGACGTCGTGGAATCCAAATCGGTGGTTttatctgtttttatttttgcaaacggAGTCATGGAGCGAAGAATCTGTAGGAGTTTTTGCAGGTTACAGTTACATAAGTACACACTACTCCAATATCAGTTTTACATAATGCTCAGCTTAATTGTTTGTCAATCGCCTTTCTAAGATCAACTCCAATTTTCAGCAAATTAAAATCTCCCCTTGGCTCTCTTATCTCTTCTTCTCACGCTTGCAGTTTTGAGCAAAGTACTAGAATTTGGGTTCAGCTCATACAAAGGATAGTGCGACACTGCGACTTACAAATTTTGGCAACAACATGTGGCCATTACCTGCAAACCAAGGAAACAAGTTCAAAcaaatactcaaaaaaaaaaagtgtaagcAAGTCAAAGGTCCGAAAAAGAGCGTGTCAAAGCCAGGGTCGACACTGATCATATGACTTAAGAAGTGACACCTCtttaatcaaatcaaatgacCTCCCCAAACTAATGGtgaaatatcaaatcacatctcATATAAGATAGAGACTAGTGAGAATTGGTATCAAATCGTCAATAAAAATATCAGCAGTCATTCAATCTTAAAGCAGAAAAAGACAAACAAAAATTTGAGACAAAACCAAATGCATTCTCATTTGGAGTTCAGTCCTTGAATAGTGGAGAAATATCTACTTCAGATATTTTCAAGAATTATTCTATGAATCATAATTCTTCTCTCTTTATTTTTCTATTGGTTTatcataaaaagaaatcataatTTTTCTATTTCTACTCATTATTAATCTTTCAAATTATAGAAAACTTAGAAAATATATTAGTATTTCCATTATGAACGAACAAGGTAGACTTGTCTAGGACTTCCTTGATGTGGTGGAATACAAGAAGGGTAATAATAAGGACCATGTGGTACTGCTTGTGGATGAAAATTTGAAGATCTCATTGGTGACGATTTAGAgatctgattctgacgaagatgcTGATAATGAGAATTAACAACAGACTGATTGCTAACTggagatgatgttgttgatgaaggcGGTGAGTATTTCCCGGCAGCTACAGAAGAAACTGAAACTGGTGGAGAAATGATCtttctaattgattttaatggaAATAGAAATGCTTTAATCTTAAACGGCCTACTTGATTTCTTCTCTGCTAAATCGTATTCTTCCATTAAATTAATAAGATCTTCATCGGTCTTAATCGATACCAACGCATCAAGATCTTCACCCGGTAACTGACACCTCAAACTCACTGACGAGTATCCACATAGTTCACACAGCTTCACCATTAATTctgcaaataaataaattaagaccCATGTCAGTTCACATCCAAAGGTACGTGGATGGtacaaatgaaaaatgaaatgaaaatgcacctgaaaaagaaatggaagaaCGGGCGACAGATAGAAGACGAGTTTCTCCACCACTATAACGAAATTCCCCGTCAGGATAACGAGGGAGAATCTTTCCTCCATAGCTACAAACGAACTTAACACTGTTACTACTACTGACTTGACAGCTTGAGAATTTCTTGAGAGTTCCCACCATGAATGGTGTGAGGTTTTTGAGTTCAGACGGAGgaggattgatttgtttgtttgtttgtttagatTTCTTTCTTCGAGCCTATCTATGTAATTGGCAATCACAATATCGTATTTATAATGTTCATTGGAAACAAACGAATTTTGATACTTTGATGTCGTAACATGCTAAATATGCCACGAGGAATCTCGATTATTCTTTGTAGACGTGGCTAGTACTGGTTTACTCTAATGTCGACAGCACCAAAATTGGATGTATATATAAGCTCCCATCCAACTGGGCTCGTACACTGAATGCACTCGTCATTGAAgctccaaaatatcttctttcttgTCAGTGTATAGGATTATGCTCCATGTTGGTTTAACTGTATTCTATTGTTGCCTATCCAAAATGTAACCGCATTAAATCCTACACCACACCCAAATGATACGAAATATATGAATCAAGACATATAGTAATGAAATGAATGTGTTATTATTGAGAAGAGATGATAAATCTTTTTGTGAAACTACAATCAAAACCCCTAACTTAAACTAAGAGAAACCTCACACAGTGTATCTCTCAATACAAAATTACTCGACCCCTCTTATCTTACAATGCGTTAAGGCTCCCTTTTATACACAATCAGTGAAGTGGAATACAGCTCATTTTTTACTTCACTAATATTCACACAATTCACGTGATCCTATTTTTACTTCGCTACTCCTAGATTCGATGTTAAATTCTATTTTACTTCGGCGATAACCCCGGAGACTTGTGAGTACAGCTGTCCATATTTCTTGCTCAACATTCTATCTTCGTTCGAGATCGCTTCTCTTCGCTTCGATATTCTTTACTCGTTAAAATTGACGACTCGCGTTTTTCATTTGGACTTTTATTTACCTCGCTACTGACACTTTGTTACTTTCTTCGCTTCATGACTGCCACTTCGTAACTTctaattttcagaaaagttttgTTGTGTCTTCTGACGGTTGATTTGACCTCTTGGGTATCTTAATAAATGCTTTGTCTAGAAACTTGGTAATAATATCTTCTGAACGAGATTTAATCGTTGATTTCGTTTCTTCGTAGTCCTACACGTGGCGAAGATATTTTCTGTAcctacatttttccttttctcttttcGCTCGAGTGAAATAAGATAGAAAAGAGAATACCCTAGCAGTTAATGCAATCGCCACGTCCCCAGATTTTTCACTCCCAACTTCTCCATGCGTGCTTATCTCCCTTTTTATGACCGACATGTACCGGTTTCACTCCTCCCTTTGCTTGGTTACCTCTTCGGTCGATTGCTCTTCCCACATCTTTTTCTTATAATAAGAGACCCCAAAAATGTCACATGTCGATACCATAGTTGTTCTGATATATTGTTGACCCACGTCAGCAAACCTTTCCATTTCACCACAACTATGTCGCCAACTTAACTAGCCCAGTAAGTTCACAGCAAACGTCACATATTTCAGTTTCTGACCCGGATTTTTTTTGGAAGACTCCAACGAAACACCGGCCACCAAACGTTACCTTTCAGGTAAATTCTTACCGACATTTGATTGAAAGACACCAAGCGGTGCATCTTCTAATACAGTTTTAGAATGTAAAAGAAGATACGTACTTGAA
This portion of the Papaver somniferum cultivar HN1 chromosome 11, ASM357369v1, whole genome shotgun sequence genome encodes:
- the LOC113323421 gene encoding uncharacterized protein LOC113323421, producing the protein MVGTLKKFSSCQVSSSNSVKFVCSYGGKILPRYPDGEFRYSGGETRLLSVARSSISFSELMVKLCELCGYSSVSLRCQLPGEDLDALVSIKTDEDLINLMEEYDLAEKKSSRPFKIKAFLFPLKSIRKIISPPVSVSSVAAGKYSPPSSTTSSPVSNQSVVNSHYQHLRQNQISKSSPMRSSNFHPQAVPHGPYYYPSCIPPHQGSPRQVYLVRS